The following proteins are encoded in a genomic region of Dysgonomonas mossii:
- a CDS encoding GH92 family glycosyl hydrolase: MKRILLTISIALATASLSAQTDPVDYVNPFIGTTNYGTTNPGAMCPQGFMSVTPFNVMGSPENKRDKDTGWWSTPYSYDNSVFTGYAHVNLSGVGCPDMSSLLLMPISGELEVDYKKYGSKYKDEKATPGYYTNFLTKYNIKTEVSATPRVGIARFTFPKGQNHILLNLGEGLTNETGAMVRKVSDTEIEGTKLLGTFCYTQNQAVFPIYFVMRVSKAPQKSGYWKFQRPGGDWEKDWNKDAGTYKIYTKYEKEIAGDDVGAYFTFDCAEGETVEVQMGVSFVSMENARQNLEKEQPKPDFNAIRLAARKMWNDDLSRILVEGGTEDQKVVFYTGLYHMLIHPNILQDVNGQYPAMESSEIKTTKENRYTVYSLWDTYRNLHQMMTLLYPDRQLQMVRTMIDMYKESGWMPKWELYSRESLTMEGDPAIPVITDTWMKGLRDFDINTAYEAFIKSATTPGPQNLLRPDNDDYMKLGYVPLREKYDNSVSHALEYYMADWTLAELANSLGKKEDAERFYKRSLGYKHYYSKEYGTFRPILPNGEFLTPFSPLQGANFEPNPGFHEGNAWNYTFAVPHDIPGLIKLMGGKKSFVDKLQAVFDNGYFDVTNEPDIHYPYLFSQIKGEEWRTQKLVTEILAKHFTNTPGGLPGNDDTGTISGWAVFSMMGMYPECPGKPDYTLTTPTFSKITIKLDPKYYKSDKVVINVIKPQDVAANYIKEVRVDGKTLNGYALSHDALTGAKEITYILKPSK, encoded by the coding sequence ATGAAAAGAATACTATTAACAATAAGCATAGCACTAGCAACAGCCAGCCTGTCTGCTCAAACAGATCCTGTCGACTATGTAAATCCATTTATAGGAACAACAAACTACGGAACAACGAACCCCGGAGCGATGTGTCCTCAAGGATTTATGTCGGTAACACCATTCAATGTAATGGGCTCTCCCGAAAACAAAAGAGACAAAGACACCGGATGGTGGTCTACTCCCTATTCGTACGACAATAGCGTATTTACCGGTTATGCGCATGTCAACCTCAGTGGTGTGGGATGTCCCGATATGAGCAGCCTACTCTTGATGCCTATAAGTGGCGAACTGGAAGTAGATTATAAAAAATACGGGAGTAAGTACAAAGATGAAAAAGCAACTCCGGGATATTATACTAATTTCTTGACCAAGTACAATATCAAAACTGAAGTTAGTGCAACACCACGGGTAGGTATAGCCCGTTTCACATTTCCTAAAGGGCAGAATCATATTTTGCTCAATTTAGGAGAGGGTCTTACAAACGAAACAGGTGCGATGGTTCGCAAAGTTAGCGACACGGAAATAGAAGGGACGAAACTACTCGGAACATTCTGTTATACTCAGAATCAGGCTGTATTCCCTATTTACTTTGTGATGCGTGTAAGCAAAGCTCCACAAAAATCGGGTTACTGGAAATTCCAACGCCCCGGAGGAGACTGGGAAAAAGACTGGAACAAAGATGCAGGAACATATAAGATTTATACAAAATACGAAAAAGAAATAGCCGGCGATGATGTAGGTGCTTATTTCACTTTCGACTGCGCAGAAGGAGAAACAGTAGAAGTGCAAATGGGAGTTTCTTTTGTTAGCATGGAGAATGCACGCCAGAATCTCGAGAAAGAACAACCAAAACCAGACTTCAATGCTATCCGACTTGCAGCACGCAAAATGTGGAACGACGACCTCTCACGCATCCTTGTAGAAGGAGGCACAGAAGACCAAAAGGTAGTATTCTATACAGGGCTTTACCACATGCTTATCCACCCGAATATTTTACAAGATGTAAACGGACAATATCCGGCAATGGAAAGCTCGGAGATAAAAACAACAAAAGAAAACCGCTATACCGTATATTCATTGTGGGATACATACCGCAACCTGCACCAGATGATGACCCTCTTGTATCCCGATCGTCAGTTGCAGATGGTACGCACCATGATAGATATGTATAAAGAGTCGGGCTGGATGCCAAAATGGGAATTATATTCTCGCGAATCGCTAACGATGGAAGGCGACCCTGCCATCCCTGTAATTACAGACACATGGATGAAAGGATTAAGAGATTTTGATATCAATACAGCATACGAGGCTTTTATAAAGTCTGCAACAACTCCGGGACCTCAAAACTTACTCCGTCCCGATAATGATGATTATATGAAACTGGGCTATGTGCCATTAAGAGAAAAATATGACAACTCTGTTTCTCATGCCTTAGAGTATTATATGGCAGACTGGACATTAGCCGAATTGGCAAACTCTTTGGGCAAAAAAGAAGATGCAGAGAGGTTTTATAAACGTTCGCTAGGCTATAAGCATTACTACAGCAAAGAATATGGTACATTCAGACCAATCTTGCCTAACGGAGAATTCTTAACTCCTTTCAGCCCGTTACAAGGTGCGAATTTTGAACCTAATCCGGGTTTCCACGAAGGGAATGCATGGAATTATACATTTGCTGTTCCGCACGATATCCCAGGACTTATCAAGTTGATGGGAGGCAAGAAAAGCTTTGTAGATAAGCTACAAGCAGTATTCGACAACGGTTATTTCGACGTAACAAATGAGCCTGACATACACTATCCGTACCTGTTTAGCCAGATCAAAGGAGAAGAATGGCGGACACAAAAGCTTGTTACAGAGATACTAGCCAAGCATTTCACGAATACACCGGGAGGACTTCCAGGCAATGATGACACAGGTACTATATCGGGTTGGGCTGTATTCAGCATGATGGGCATGTATCCCGAATGTCCGGGAAAACCAGACTATACACTGACAACTCCTACATTCAGCAAAATAACAATAAAGCTTGATCCTAAGTACTATAAGTCGGATAAGGTTGTTATCAATGTGATTAAACCTCAGGATGTAGCGGCAAATTATATAAAAGAAGTGAGAGTTGACGGCAAAACATTGAATGGATATGCTCTATCTCATGATGCGTTGACAGGAGCTAAAGAAATTACCTACATACTGAAACCAAGTAAATAA
- a CDS encoding glycoside hydrolase family 2 protein — MFNKRHSKFYVSLMILMLMSLVQINAQDFIPGQLWTGLKQPQPQSELPKGKAPFQTSERVAKRNIPTALVPVQSGEWIISDGWEMTDGKTAMASNKSIFDPQYSTSAWYNATVPGTVLTTLVNQGVYADPYFGLNNMNIPESLSRTDWWYRCKFTVPKDIEGNQLRLLFNGINYKADIYLNGKSLGDMKGAFIRGEFNITDLVNKNGENILAVHVFPPHNPGIPHEQSMIAGQGLNGGVLSTDGPTFISSIGWDWIPGIRDRNTGIWQDVRLKVGGDIIIGDPLVTTDILLPDTTQAKISIKNIVRNITSKTVNGTLTAKIENINISLPFTLAANEEKEITFTPEQFKELNIKNPRLWWPNGYGRPELYNLELTVQANNKVSDTKSLKFGIREMSYELMVNDNSQNKRVLYTPNETVNKGKPVFDYINRVAFTKDNNLPTIAKDADTSGLQPLSSDDPVGPFFAIRVNGVRIFCRGGNWGMDDGMKRVSRERLEPYIRLHKDANFNIIRNWTGETTEEDFYALCDEYGMLVWNDFWITTDDTVEPSDFPLFVKNATDAVRRFRNHPSIAVWCPRNEGFAPKQLEESISAMMAKEDPTRHYHGQSRFLNMGTSGPWGYFKDPSKYYTENAKGFNTEMGSYAIPTANTIRKFIAREDQWPINDVWAYHDLHHTTQNFGDFINAVDRYGKAESMEDFSRKSQFVTYDAWRNMLEAWNSKMWNNTTGLILWMSHPAWPSMIWQTYTYDYETPGSYFGAKKACEPIHIQMNLPENDVMIINTTLNDYKSVTAGLRFIDLQGKELYKKNIKLDAKANSATKCFVPEKGNNLPQLYLARLELKDAKGKVLSINDYWMTNGDKKSYEAINTLPSTTVIIKTISSKGKTWVEVSNPSKTLAVAVKLNVVNKNSKEILLPAYFSDGYINLLGGEKRLVELDIPKSIANYNIVAEGYNTKSK, encoded by the coding sequence ATGTTCAATAAAAGACATTCGAAATTCTATGTAAGTTTGATGATATTAATGCTAATGTCATTGGTACAAATCAACGCTCAAGATTTTATTCCGGGTCAACTCTGGACAGGCTTGAAGCAACCACAACCCCAATCTGAATTACCTAAAGGAAAAGCCCCCTTTCAAACATCAGAAAGAGTCGCAAAAAGGAATATACCAACAGCCCTTGTCCCTGTACAAAGCGGAGAATGGATTATCTCGGACGGATGGGAAATGACAGACGGAAAAACAGCAATGGCGTCGAACAAATCTATTTTCGACCCTCAATATAGCACTTCTGCATGGTATAATGCAACTGTTCCGGGTACAGTGCTTACCACTCTTGTCAATCAAGGAGTGTACGCCGACCCTTATTTCGGGTTGAATAATATGAATATACCTGAATCACTAAGTCGCACCGACTGGTGGTACAGATGTAAGTTTACAGTGCCAAAAGATATTGAAGGCAACCAACTGCGCTTACTTTTCAATGGCATCAACTACAAAGCGGATATATACCTCAACGGAAAAAGCCTGGGAGATATGAAAGGTGCTTTTATCCGGGGTGAGTTTAATATAACAGATCTTGTAAATAAAAATGGAGAAAACATCCTTGCTGTTCATGTTTTTCCTCCACACAATCCGGGTATCCCTCACGAACAATCTATGATTGCCGGACAGGGACTAAACGGAGGAGTACTCAGTACAGATGGACCTACATTTATCTCTTCGATAGGATGGGACTGGATTCCCGGAATACGTGACCGTAACACGGGCATCTGGCAAGATGTAAGACTAAAAGTCGGGGGCGATATCATTATCGGTGATCCTCTTGTAACCACAGATATTTTACTTCCCGATACCACACAAGCCAAAATATCAATAAAAAATATTGTAAGAAATATTACCTCTAAAACTGTCAATGGTACGCTAACGGCTAAAATTGAAAATATAAACATATCGCTACCTTTTACGTTGGCTGCGAACGAAGAAAAAGAGATAACATTTACTCCGGAGCAGTTTAAAGAACTGAATATAAAAAACCCACGTTTGTGGTGGCCAAACGGTTACGGGAGGCCTGAGTTATATAATCTGGAATTAACCGTACAAGCAAACAATAAGGTATCGGACACAAAATCCCTGAAATTTGGGATAAGAGAAATGTCGTACGAACTGATGGTAAACGACAACAGCCAAAACAAGCGTGTTCTTTATACTCCAAATGAAACAGTAAACAAAGGAAAACCAGTATTCGACTATATTAATCGTGTTGCATTCACCAAAGACAACAACCTCCCTACCATTGCTAAGGATGCAGACACCTCCGGGTTACAACCTCTATCGAGCGATGATCCTGTAGGTCCATTTTTTGCGATAAGAGTAAACGGAGTAAGAATTTTCTGCCGTGGTGGCAACTGGGGTATGGACGATGGCATGAAACGTGTATCAAGAGAACGTCTTGAACCATATATCAGACTGCACAAAGATGCAAACTTCAACATTATTCGCAACTGGACAGGAGAAACAACCGAAGAGGATTTCTACGCATTATGCGACGAATACGGCATGCTTGTATGGAATGACTTCTGGATTACAACGGACGATACGGTAGAACCTAGCGATTTTCCTCTATTTGTGAAAAATGCGACAGATGCAGTTCGTCGCTTCCGCAACCACCCATCTATAGCAGTTTGGTGTCCTCGCAACGAAGGATTTGCTCCTAAACAATTAGAAGAGAGCATCTCTGCAATGATGGCTAAAGAAGACCCTACACGCCACTATCACGGACAATCTCGCTTCTTGAATATGGGAACCAGCGGCCCTTGGGGATACTTCAAAGACCCATCCAAATATTATACCGAGAATGCGAAAGGATTCAATACCGAAATGGGAAGCTATGCAATCCCTACGGCAAATACAATCCGTAAATTTATTGCACGGGAAGACCAGTGGCCTATCAATGACGTATGGGCTTATCATGATCTGCACCATACGACTCAGAATTTCGGAGACTTTATCAATGCTGTAGACCGCTATGGAAAAGCAGAAAGCATGGAAGATTTTTCACGCAAATCGCAATTTGTAACTTACGATGCGTGGCGCAATATGCTCGAAGCATGGAACAGCAAAATGTGGAACAATACCACAGGACTTATCCTTTGGATGAGCCACCCGGCATGGCCAAGTATGATATGGCAAACATATACTTACGATTACGAAACACCGGGATCTTATTTCGGTGCAAAAAAAGCATGCGAGCCTATTCACATACAAATGAATTTGCCAGAAAATGATGTTATGATTATTAATACAACATTGAATGATTACAAGTCTGTAACTGCCGGTCTGCGCTTCATCGATCTTCAAGGAAAAGAATTATATAAGAAGAATATAAAATTAGACGCAAAAGCAAACTCAGCAACGAAATGTTTTGTTCCCGAAAAAGGAAATAACTTACCTCAGTTGTATCTGGCACGCCTTGAGCTAAAAGATGCAAAAGGGAAAGTGCTATCAATCAATGATTACTGGATGACAAATGGAGATAAAAAATCATACGAAGCCATAAATACGTTACCGTCAACAACAGTAATTATTAAAACGATCAGCAGCAAAGGTAAAACATGGGTAGAGGTATCAAATCCATCGAAAACATTAGCAGTTGCGGTAAAACTAAATGTAGTGAACAAAAACTCTAAAGAGATATTACTCCCTGCTTACTTCTCTGATGGATATATTAACTTGCTTGGCGGAGAAAAAAGATTAGTAGAATTGGATATACCTAAAAGTATCGCCAACTACAACATCGTAGCTGAAGGTTACAATACAAAAAGTAAATAG
- a CDS encoding PepSY-associated TM helix domain-containing protein, whose translation MRPFLKKLHKWLSLPVGIIITIVCLTGAILVFQDEILELSNPSHYFVDVVKEKPMPLEELIPKVNAQLDSNSVASVQISDDPKRTYRMTLAEGFRITAFVNQYTGEVTGMYKFQESTFYTIMVLHRWLMDGSRTWGKYTVGISTLIFVFILISGVIVWMPKRWNRSRFKIQFRKGRKRLFYDMHNVLGVYACLVLLICALTGMVWSFEWYRNGLFRLFGVEVAESGGHGGGRGARGGQQEEKKELNVANWQTVFNSLQTSNPDYEYIRVQDGSAAVHLKSSVTSRATDQYKFDKKTGEITATTLFKDQEGTTKIWAWVYSLHVGNYWGIWSKIFTCIFALIGASLPLTGYYIFFVKRKNKKTVRKRKEIKIA comes from the coding sequence ATGAGACCATTCTTAAAAAAACTCCATAAATGGCTTTCCCTTCCTGTAGGAATTATAATTACAATTGTTTGCCTTACAGGAGCGATTCTTGTTTTTCAGGACGAGATATTAGAGCTATCCAATCCCTCTCACTACTTTGTAGATGTGGTAAAGGAAAAGCCTATGCCGTTGGAAGAGCTCATCCCAAAAGTAAACGCTCAATTAGATAGTAATTCTGTAGCAAGTGTACAGATATCAGACGACCCCAAGCGCACTTACCGCATGACCTTAGCCGAAGGATTCAGGATCACCGCATTTGTCAACCAGTATACCGGAGAAGTGACGGGAATGTATAAATTTCAGGAAAGCACCTTCTATACCATCATGGTACTACATCGCTGGCTGATGGATGGCAGCCGCACATGGGGTAAATATACGGTAGGAATCTCTACGCTTATTTTCGTATTCATTCTTATTTCGGGGGTTATTGTCTGGATGCCAAAAAGATGGAATAGAAGCCGCTTCAAAATTCAATTCAGAAAAGGACGCAAACGCCTCTTTTACGATATGCACAATGTACTCGGAGTATATGCTTGTTTAGTATTACTTATCTGCGCACTTACAGGCATGGTTTGGTCGTTCGAATGGTATCGAAATGGATTGTTCAGGCTCTTTGGAGTGGAAGTCGCCGAATCCGGAGGACACGGAGGCGGAAGAGGTGCACGTGGCGGACAACAGGAAGAAAAGAAAGAATTGAATGTAGCTAATTGGCAAACGGTATTCAATTCTTTACAGACATCAAATCCTGATTATGAGTATATACGGGTGCAAGACGGTTCTGCAGCGGTTCACCTGAAATCATCTGTTACATCACGAGCTACAGACCAATACAAGTTTGACAAAAAAACAGGAGAGATCACAGCTACAACCTTATTTAAGGATCAGGAAGGCACTACCAAAATATGGGCTTGGGTGTATTCTCTCCATGTAGGAAACTATTGGGGGATATGGTCAAAAATATTCACCTGTATATTCGCCCTTATCGGGGCAAGCCTTCCACTGACAGGTTACTACATCTTTTTTGTGAAAAGAAAAAACAAAAAAACGGTACGGAAACGAAAAGAAATAAAAATCGCTTAA
- a CDS encoding TonB-dependent receptor — MKKIITLFLFLIIGITIVSAQVIKGRVLDENGDPIASATVAIKELQKGVSTDESGKFRFTNLPKRELTLVVSFVGYNNNEKKVDLKNNEEFHIQFDMISNANLSEIEVFGERYKQPEKLDAITRMPLRPSEQIQSISVISDKVIAEQGALTITDAVRNVPGVTLFGSYGGVKESMSLRGFRGIPVLKNGVRTDSQFQTASIQTDMMGVESIQVIKGSAAITQGVITDLGNAGGVINVVTKTPKFVNGGEVGVRVGSWGQVRPTFDVQTVLDNKNTIAFRLNGAYERADNYRAIVSSNKVYINPSLEWRPDDKTTVTLELDYMNENRTPVTSTVNLAGADKEALYDMPYSKFLGFREDNTNSKTLSYAARITRQLADKISLRAAYFNSSYNVDNTSTGLSALKSRPTDYNIKQRAISRNLRDDKNSTFQLDFVGKDVYTGSIKHTFQVGFDYRIADATTTNLGSMVVDTIDILANKIPNDVPSKLALKGAGDPVQAKYTTYGIMAQEVMTINEYLKVILGLRYSSISTINATAGTTIGDAWNPMLGLMVTPIKNVNIFGSYTTSTSLRSAAQILTDSVTQAGPSTTKQWEVGFKSDWLDNRLRFNFTYFNIKTENLTNAAYIEGTNTPTNYYYKAGTLKREGIEVELNGRILNNLQVMLGYAYLNARYADSPSYVNGSAPMNAPKHTANGWIYYTVDRGAVKGLSIGVGTYYVGKRPVNEYSLAPDGHGSPIGVKPFDMPAYTTVNAQVAYTYKKVTARVFFNNIFDELGYNSYFRGGYINQIDPRNFAGVVSYRF, encoded by the coding sequence ATGAAGAAGATCATTACTCTATTTCTTTTTCTAATCATAGGCATTACAATTGTTAGTGCTCAAGTTATAAAAGGAAGGGTACTCGACGAAAATGGAGATCCTATAGCATCTGCTACTGTAGCGATCAAAGAATTACAAAAAGGCGTATCTACTGACGAATCAGGAAAATTTAGATTTACAAACCTCCCTAAAAGGGAACTTACTCTGGTAGTAAGCTTTGTAGGATACAATAACAATGAAAAGAAAGTAGACCTAAAAAATAATGAAGAATTTCATATCCAGTTTGATATGATTTCGAATGCAAACCTAAGCGAGATTGAAGTATTCGGCGAACGATACAAGCAACCCGAAAAGCTGGATGCTATCACACGTATGCCATTACGCCCTAGCGAACAGATACAAAGTATATCTGTAATTTCCGATAAGGTAATTGCTGAACAAGGAGCCCTTACTATTACAGATGCAGTAAGAAATGTGCCGGGTGTAACACTGTTTGGTTCTTACGGTGGCGTAAAAGAAAGTATGTCACTTCGCGGGTTTCGCGGAATTCCGGTCCTGAAGAACGGTGTAAGAACAGACTCTCAGTTCCAAACGGCTTCGATACAGACTGACATGATGGGTGTGGAGAGCATACAAGTGATAAAAGGGTCTGCAGCTATCACTCAAGGAGTTATAACTGACTTAGGTAATGCCGGAGGTGTAATAAACGTAGTTACTAAAACGCCTAAATTTGTAAATGGTGGTGAAGTTGGAGTACGTGTAGGCAGCTGGGGACAGGTTCGTCCGACATTCGATGTACAAACTGTTCTAGATAATAAAAACACAATCGCTTTCCGTCTGAACGGAGCTTATGAGCGTGCTGATAATTACAGAGCAATAGTATCTTCAAATAAGGTATATATTAATCCATCGTTAGAATGGCGGCCGGATGACAAAACAACTGTAACATTGGAACTGGATTATATGAATGAAAACAGAACTCCGGTAACAAGTACAGTAAATCTCGCAGGAGCCGACAAAGAAGCTCTGTATGACATGCCTTACAGTAAGTTTTTAGGATTTAGAGAAGATAATACCAACAGCAAAACTTTAAGTTATGCTGCGCGTATCACTCGTCAACTAGCTGATAAAATCAGTTTAAGAGCTGCTTATTTCAATTCGTCTTATAATGTGGATAACACATCCACCGGATTAAGCGCCCTTAAAAGCCGCCCTACAGATTACAATATCAAACAACGCGCTATTTCACGTAATTTGCGTGATGATAAAAACTCAACATTCCAATTAGATTTCGTTGGAAAGGATGTATACACAGGTTCGATAAAACATACATTCCAGGTCGGCTTCGACTACAGAATTGCGGATGCTACCACAACAAACCTGGGCTCAATGGTCGTAGATACGATTGACATATTAGCTAATAAAATTCCAAATGATGTTCCTTCAAAATTGGCATTGAAAGGAGCCGGTGATCCCGTACAGGCTAAATATACAACGTACGGAATCATGGCGCAGGAGGTGATGACAATAAATGAATACCTCAAAGTTATACTTGGTCTTCGTTACAGTTCTATCTCTACGATCAACGCTACTGCAGGAACAACAATAGGCGACGCATGGAATCCGATGTTAGGTTTGATGGTTACCCCTATCAAGAATGTAAATATATTCGGATCTTATACCACCAGCACCAGCCTGAGATCTGCAGCGCAAATCCTAACCGACAGCGTAACGCAGGCCGGCCCATCGACAACAAAACAATGGGAAGTAGGATTCAAATCGGATTGGCTAGACAACAGGCTGCGCTTCAATTTTACATATTTCAACATCAAAACAGAAAACCTGACCAATGCTGCATATATAGAAGGTACGAATACCCCAACCAACTATTACTATAAAGCAGGAACATTGAAAAGAGAGGGTATAGAAGTGGAACTAAACGGACGAATCTTAAACAACCTGCAAGTAATGCTAGGATATGCTTACCTGAATGCCAGATATGCAGACAGCCCTTCGTATGTAAACGGCTCAGCTCCGATGAATGCACCAAAGCATACAGCTAACGGATGGATATACTATACAGTTGACAGGGGTGCAGTTAAAGGCTTATCCATCGGAGTAGGTACATACTATGTAGGAAAACGCCCTGTTAATGAGTACAGTCTTGCTCCTGATGGACATGGCTCTCCGATTGGTGTAAAACCATTTGATATGCCTGCCTATACAACAGTAAATGCACAGGTAGCATATACATACAAGAAAGTGACGGCACGCGTGTTCTTCAATAATATATTTGACGAGCTTGGATACAATTCATATTTCCGTGGAGGCTACATCAACCAGATCGACCCTCGCAACTTTGCCGGAGTAGTATCTTATCGCTTTTAA
- a CDS encoding ComF family protein yields the protein MKTIFHNFLDLFFPSLCVVCKKRLSEGELHICTDCLLLIPKTNFHLQPDNRLEQFFAGRFPFQHIAAFAYFVKGGSIQHIIHELKYNRNPHIGTFIGELCGENIKNSDFISSIDMLVPVPLHPKRQKERVYNQSLEICKGISHITGIPINIDTLLRKVNNPSQTKNARFDRWKNVEDIFHVVIPETFANKHILLVDDIITTGSTLESCAKEILKCTNSKISIYSVGTAN from the coding sequence ATGAAGACAATTTTTCATAATTTTCTCGATCTTTTTTTCCCGAGCCTCTGTGTTGTCTGCAAAAAACGATTGAGCGAAGGAGAGCTGCACATCTGTACCGACTGCCTGCTGCTCATACCCAAAACGAATTTCCACCTGCAACCCGACAACCGTCTGGAACAGTTTTTCGCCGGACGCTTTCCCTTCCAACATATTGCCGCTTTTGCCTATTTTGTAAAAGGAGGCAGCATACAGCATATTATTCATGAATTGAAATACAATCGAAACCCTCACATCGGCACATTCATTGGTGAACTATGTGGAGAAAATATAAAAAACAGCGATTTTATTTCTTCTATAGATATGCTGGTACCTGTTCCACTTCATCCTAAGCGCCAAAAAGAAAGAGTATACAACCAGTCGCTTGAAATATGCAAAGGAATTTCACACATAACCGGAATACCTATTAATATTGATACCCTGCTACGAAAAGTAAATAATCCTTCACAAACAAAGAATGCCCGCTTCGACCGCTGGAAGAATGTAGAAGACATCTTCCACGTGGTAATCCCGGAAACCTTCGCCAACAAACACATCCTATTAGTGGATGATATTATTACAACAGGCTCTACCCTAGAATCATGTGCTAAAGAGATCTTGAAATGCACAAATAGTAAAATAAGTATCTACAGCGTAGGCACCGCTAACTAG